Proteins encoded in a region of the Haloglomus salinum genome:
- a CDS encoding inorganic diphosphatase, translated as MANLWEDLETGPNPPEEIYAVVECLKGERNKYEYDKDIPGVVLDRVLHSNVHYPSDYGFIPQSYYDDEDPFDVLVLVEDQTFPGCVIEARPVALMKMDDDGEQDDKVIAVPSEDPRYDHIEDLEDITQQQLDEIDEFFATYKNLEEGKEVETLGWEDRQAAYDAIEHAQDLYDEKFD; from the coding sequence ATGGCGAACCTCTGGGAAGACCTGGAAACCGGCCCGAATCCGCCGGAGGAGATATACGCAGTCGTGGAGTGCCTGAAGGGCGAGCGTAACAAGTACGAGTACGACAAGGACATCCCCGGCGTCGTTCTCGACCGTGTCCTCCACTCCAACGTCCACTACCCCTCCGACTACGGCTTCATCCCGCAGTCGTACTACGACGACGAGGACCCCTTCGACGTGCTCGTCCTCGTCGAGGACCAGACGTTCCCGGGCTGTGTCATCGAGGCCCGCCCGGTCGCGCTCATGAAGATGGACGACGACGGCGAACAGGACGACAAGGTCATCGCCGTCCCCTCCGAGGACCCGCGCTACGACCACATCGAGGACCTCGAGGACATCACCCAACAGCAACTCGACGAGATCGACGAGTTCTTCGCGACCTACAAGAACCTCGAGGAGGGCAAGGAGGTCGAGACGCTGGGCTGGGAGGACCGGCAGGCCGCCTACGACGCCATCGAGCACGCCCAGGACCTCTACGACGAGAAGTTCGACTGA
- a CDS encoding alkaline phosphatase family protein, translated as MGLFDRLRGGDGPRVAFFGIDGVPYSLIADNPDTFPNLTELASEGSAGAIDSIVPPESSACWPALTTGVNPGETGVYGFQDRENGSYDTYVPMGRDVRATRIWDRVENADRRASVMNVPVTFPPQRDVQRMVSGFLSPGVEKAAYPDDLREHLENNDYRIDVNAKLGHRDDKADFMEDAHRTIDARFENFKHYIQEDDWDLFFGVFMTTDRVNHFLFGDYETGEEASPEDYEYFMEFYEKVDRYLGELRGMLDDDTTMMVASDHGFTTLDYEVHCNAWLEREGWLEYDTDDHDELGDISEEARAYSLIPGRFYLNLEGREPNGGVPQDEYEETRAELKEALENLTGPNGDPVADRVVTREEAYRGAHDDIAPDLTVVPNHGFDLKSGFKGHEDVFDTGPRNGMHSFDNACLFVDDPDCPVEDADLFDIGPTVLDLMDIDYDRPEFDGGSLVKQ; from the coding sequence ATGGGTCTGTTCGACCGGCTGCGCGGAGGCGACGGGCCGCGCGTGGCCTTCTTCGGTATCGATGGGGTGCCATACAGCCTCATCGCGGACAACCCCGACACCTTCCCCAACCTGACGGAACTCGCGTCGGAGGGGAGTGCCGGGGCCATCGACAGTATCGTTCCGCCGGAATCCAGTGCCTGCTGGCCCGCCCTCACGACGGGCGTCAACCCGGGCGAGACCGGCGTGTACGGGTTCCAGGACCGAGAGAACGGGTCGTACGACACGTACGTCCCGATGGGTCGTGACGTGCGTGCGACGCGCATCTGGGACCGCGTCGAGAACGCCGACCGGCGAGCCTCCGTGATGAACGTGCCCGTCACGTTCCCGCCCCAGCGCGACGTCCAGCGGATGGTGAGCGGCTTCCTCTCGCCCGGCGTCGAGAAGGCCGCCTACCCGGACGACCTCCGGGAGCACCTGGAGAACAACGACTACCGCATCGACGTGAACGCCAAACTCGGCCACAGGGACGACAAGGCCGACTTCATGGAGGACGCCCACCGGACCATCGACGCCCGGTTCGAGAACTTCAAACACTACATCCAGGAGGACGACTGGGACCTGTTCTTCGGCGTCTTCATGACGACCGACCGGGTCAACCACTTCCTCTTCGGCGACTACGAGACCGGCGAGGAGGCCTCCCCCGAGGACTACGAGTACTTCATGGAGTTCTACGAGAAGGTCGACCGCTACCTCGGCGAGCTCCGTGGGATGCTCGACGACGACACGACCATGATGGTCGCCTCCGACCACGGGTTCACGACGCTTGACTACGAGGTCCACTGCAACGCCTGGCTCGAACGGGAGGGCTGGCTCGAGTACGACACCGACGACCACGACGAACTCGGCGATATCTCCGAGGAGGCCCGTGCCTACTCGCTCATCCCGGGTCGCTTCTATCTCAATCTGGAGGGCCGCGAGCCCAACGGCGGCGTCCCGCAGGACGAGTACGAGGAGACCCGCGCCGAACTGAAGGAGGCCCTCGAGAATCTGACGGGGCCCAACGGCGACCCGGTCGCCGACCGCGTCGTCACGAGGGAGGAGGCGTACCGCGGTGCCCACGACGACATCGCGCCCGACCTGACGGTCGTCCCGAACCACGGCTTCGACCTCAAGTCCGGCTTCAAGGGCCACGAGGACGTGTTCGACACCGGGCCACGCAACGGGATGCACTCGTTCGACAACGCCTGCCTGTTCGTCGACGACCCGGACTGTCCCGTCGAGGACGCCGACCTGTTCGATATCGGCCCGACGGTGCTGGACCTGATGGATATCGACTACGACCGGCCGGAGTTCGACGGCGGCAGCCTCGTCAAGCAGTAG